Part of the Polaribacter sp. Hel1_33_78 genome is shown below.
TATATTCTTTTTTCTTCCCCAAAAAGTAGCCAACGCCATTCCTGAAAACACATCCCAAATTCCCCAAAAAGCAGCTAGTAAAGCCATTCCTCCTAAACCATCGAAAAATCCGAAAATTAAAAGCAATCCTAAACCTCCATTCTGAATGCCTGTTTCCATAGAAATTGTTTTACAATCCTGTTGTTTTAATCCAAAACTTTTGGCTGTATAAAAACCAAGAATAAAAGCAAAAATATTATGAAAGATAACCAAGAACATCACATGGTGAATGTAGCTTACAAACACATCTAAGTTTTGAGAAAAAGCTACAAAAATAAGCACAATGAAAACAGTCATAGAAAGAGGTTTTAATATTTTTTCTATTTTAATTGCTATTTCTGAATGGTAATGTTTAATAACCATTCCTAGAATTAATGGAATTCCTAAAATCAAAGAAACTAGTTTGAGTAGGTCTACCCAATTTAATTCAACTGTTTTTAAAATTTCATTTGTAGGCTCGTACATACTGCCCCAAAATTGTAAATTAAAAGGAGTCATAAAAATACAAATCAATGTTGCGAAAGCTGTTAAACTAACAGAGAGGGCGGCATTACCTCCCGCCATTTTACTAAAAAAATTTGATACATTTCCTCCGGGACAAGCCGCAATCATCATCATTCCTAATGCAAAACTTGGATGAGGTTCTATAATTAAAATTGCAAAAAAAGTGACTGCTGGTAATAAAATAAATTGTGATAGCACGCCTACAAAAACTATTTTCGGATTTTTAAAAAGACGACTAAAATCATCAATTCGAATACCTAAAGCAACACCAAACATAATGACTGCAATTGCAATATTTAATATC
Proteins encoded:
- a CDS encoding bile acid:sodium symporter family protein, whose protein sequence is MFLLTDTTINIDDIKINFDSEGLWILNIAIAVIMFGVALGIRIDDFSRLFKNPKIVFVGVLSQFILLPAVTFFAILIIEPHPSFALGMMMIAACPGGNVSNFFSKMAGGNAALSVSLTAFATLICIFMTPFNLQFWGSMYEPTNEILKTVELNWVDLLKLVSLILGIPLILGMVIKHYHSEIAIKIEKILKPLSMTVFIVLIFVAFSQNLDVFVSYIHHVMFLVIFHNIFAFILGFYTAKSFGLKQQDCKTISMETGIQNGGLGLLLIFGFFDGLGGMALLAAFWGIWDVFSGMALATFWGRKKNI